In the Clostridium gelidum genome, CCCACTCTGTAAAATATAAGCTTCCTTCTTTATTCATCAAATATCTCCATACATCGCCCTTAGAATCTTCTCCCTGTAATTCTTTGATAAGATTTCTGATTTCTTTAATTTCTTTATCATCTATTAACAGCTGCATCTTATCTAATACTCCATTAACAATGTACTTATCCCATATTGCTATCATATCATGCCCACCTTTTGGTAACTCTCCAAAAGCCCTATTGTATATTAGTTTTAGACTAATCTCAATTGAATGTCTATATGAAAACATAATAGGATATATATATAGATCTAATATGTCAATCCTATGCTTACTTCCTTCTTTTATAGCAATATTAACAAGACTATCTGCTGATCTTTTATATCCCTCTTTAACCCCGTATAATGATAATTCCTTATCCTGCCATCCTATATATGCCTTTGCTCCATATTCAGTACCTTCAATAAATATTTTTCTCTTCATAATTCCCCCATCTTTTTGTAATATTCCCTAATGGCTTATAGTTTCATTTATTATTCAAAAGATTTTATAATTCCAGTGTTGTGTATTTCATTCATTGTTGATCCATTCACTATAATATGTTTTGGATTAATAATATTTATATTAAAATCATTCAGAGTTCCTTCTTTTAATTTTATTTGCCCATAGCAGCCAATTACTATTTTTTCTGAATTTTTCTCCTTTTTAATCTTTAAAATATCTAATACCCTTTTTAATTCGTCTAATCTGAACTCGTTTCCCTCATAGTATGACTCTGGGAAATATACATTTGTCCTATTATATCTATTTTTCAAGTTGATATATGCCCAAAACTCTCCATTAGTATATCCATACTGTATATTATCAACTTCTCCAACTACTCCTCTATAATGTCTATGATATACTCCATTTATAGTTTCTGCTTGAATATATGTAATCCTTCCTTTAGATGCACCGGTTCCGTTCAAACCACTTTCATCATCAGTTATTGATACTTCTTCCCCTTCTCCTGTATTTTTCACTCTATTTGTATTTGCTTTATCTTTTGGTAAATCCTCACCATTAAATTCTATCTGTAAATTTCTAATTTTTCTTTTTAATGATTCCATAACTTGCTCTTCTGAAAATTTAACCTTCTCTTGCTTTTCTATTAAATTCTTCCGACCTATTATCCCCTTATAATTTATATGGTATGGACAATTATCAGGATTGTGTTTTTCTCCTTCTTTATTCCACGTACTTAAAAATTTTTTACCATTTATTCTTTGGGTAAATTTTATTCTTGCCTCACATCCTTCAATACAACTTAATTTACCTTTATAAATTGCTTCATAATCTTCTTTTTCAATGTTTTGAATATTAAGTGGTTCCATTTTTCCATCATGATTATAATAGCACCATTCCATTTTAGCCTTTGGCATTTTTTCTCTCATATTTTCCACTCCTTCTCAAATTACATAGAAATATTTTAATACTTATTTATGCTATTCGATATTTTCATTAATTTTCCTTTATTTCAACAAAAAAACACCTATATTTCTATAGATGTTCTTATAATCTTTTTTCTAATCAAAGTTAATTTTTAAAGGATTCACAAATCAACTAAATATACACTTATTATAAAGTCTAAAAAATAATGATCCATAATTAGGTTGTTCCTGGTTCCTGGTTACTGCTCATTATTTTTACATTCAATTTTCCAAATAATATTTACCAAAAGTGCAAATGCAATATATATGATTGAAACACAAGCTATTATGGCCATATCTTGAAACAGCTTGTACCATGCAAACGATGTTACTATATCTATGAATCTATGTACAAACAAATCATATTTATCTAAAAAAAGAACTATTACTATTGTTAAAATGATCATTAAGCTTATTAGATTAAACCAAATAATATATGGATATCTTTTTATACAACAAGCCATTGTTCTATTAGTACATCCCTTGTTTGGATCCTTACCTTTACAATTGTAACTACCTATATATCTATCAGTTAGTTTTCCAATCATGTATAGCAATAAAAAAATCAGATTAAACATCACAGACCCTATTAATACGATAAATATACCGGCTCTGTATGGTCCTATACTATTCAGCGCTGCTAACGCTTGTGATATATATGACATTCCTCCTGTAAAAGCCATAACAACTCCTGCAAAAATACTTAAAATTGTTATTGATTGAGTTGTGCTATCTTTTAAATTTTTTTGTACTATTTCTAATTTTTTTTCACTTTCTTTTATCTTTTCAGTGAATTCATTATTCTTTGTTGCTGTTTCTTTAACTATTTTATTAACATTTTCTTCATAAGAATGTAACTCATTAAACAATATTCTTATATAAGCTTCATATCCCTCTTGAGACAAAGATAAATCTACGTCACCAAATTGTTCTACCAACCAAGCACATTTATATAAAACAAGTAATAAAATTGCATAATCTTTAGTATTCGATTTTATACCTAACTTAGTAATCGCATCGGAAACTTGACTTATTTCACTAGTAATCGGAATAAGTGGCTCTATATACCCACTTATTATCAAGCCATATATCCGTTCGTATTCATCTTCCAATTTCATATTTATGACAGATAATACTTCCTTCACTTTTATTCCTTGCTCAGTTCTAAATTTATCACCACTTCCATACTTTGTAGTATTTAGCTCATTATTAGGATTCATAATACATTTAATTATTTTTACGTCTACATGATCTAATTCATATTTCGGCTTAGATTTATTAACTTTATTAGCATAATTAATATATTTAACTATATCCTCAGATTGATCTTTTTCGTACTTATCTAATATTTTTAATGCTTGATATATTGACTCCATATTTCCCCCATATTATAAATTTCGTAATTATTCCATATTATATATATTATACCTTGATGATACTGTCGGCAACCTTTTATTAACACAATAAAACTCATATTTTTACATATGAGTTAATTTCATTCATCACTTGAATTAGTACTTTTTAAGTTGAATCTTAACTATTAACTAACCAAATATTATTTCTTCTCATATAATTTTATCCATCTATATAAAGTCGCTCTTCCCACGCCTAACAACTTAGCCATTTCAACCTTGCTCAATTCTTTATTAATCATCTTAACATAATATTTCTTAAAATCTTTAGGCAGATCCTCAACTATTTTTTCTTCTCTTCCAAACCATCTACCAGTTTTAGTTGTTCCAGTTTCAATGCACCTTGCGACACCCTGCTGCACTCTTTCAACTGTATTTTCTCTCTCCATCTCTGCAACTGCACCTAAAATAGTTAGTATAAACTTATAACCATCACCATCCGTGTTTATCCCCTCTTTAACAAAATAAACTGTTACATCTTTATTTTTAAAATAATCACATGTGGCCCTAAGATCATCAACATTTCTTCCTAATCTACTTATACTTTCACAATAGATTATATCCCCCTCATTAACTTCTAATTTCAATTTATTTAATGCAGGCCTATCAATACCCTTTCCACTTATTTTGTCCGTATAAGCTTTATCAAAAGCAATTCTTAGCTTATCAAGAATCATTTCTTGCCTGCCTACACTCTGTTTCTTAGTACTAACTCTTTCATATTTATAAATCATAATATATCATCCCTTATAATAAAATTATCTTTATCTTAATATGTATCATCAAACTATTCAAATCCAATGATACACTGTAAGATAAAGATAATGTCAATTTTAGGTAAGTTTTATTATGTTTTCTTTCATTTTCTTAGTGTTTTATCATACTATAGTTTTTTGGTGCAAATTATTTAATCCCTCTTAAATTGCAAGAGACACTATAACTTTGTTATAATGCCTCTTTAAATATTATTTTATTTTTCTAGCTTTAATAAGAAATACATATGGTAATGCAGTTGATGCGTTCATTGTTGTTCTTTTATTATCATAATATTCATTTGCATCACATGCTATTTTTACCATACTCCCAAAGCAAGATGCAATTATACTTTTTAAATTTCCACCTGTTAATATTCCACTTGCAGTTGGGAAAGCTGTTGCATATGTAACTATATTTCTAAATAATTTACTTTTTTCAGATTTCAATTTTAAATTTATATCATTAATTTTATTTGTAAATTCCCTTTGAATTATTTCTGAATTATTTAATTCCCTATTATTTGAATACTGCTTTGATAGATCCTTTATTAACGCTCTATATGCTCCTAATTCATCTTTCAACTTGTATCTAACTTCTAATATCTCATCTGGTTTCAAGCTGGGGAAGTTAGGAACCAAAATATTAAATGTATCTAAAATAAGGCTATCTATACTTAAATTTATATCCGTATCTTTTATATCATAATCTTGTATTCTAAAATCTTCACTATTAAATACCTTTACTTTTTTTACATCTTTACTACATTCCACTGCATAATTTATTATATTTCTTTTTTCTGATATTACTATTTTCTTATTTATTATGGCATCTAGAAACGATGAATTAATATTTATCAGTTTAAGAATATACAAAAATGGTTCATCAACACAAAAAATATTTTTTTCCCGCTTTAATTCTAAATGTTCTACCAAATTTAAAATTTGCTCATGATTATCATTTAGTAATTCTAAAAGAATTTCTTTATCAGATTTTTGTGAAAGTTTAGGAATATTATTAAAAACACGTGGCGTTAATATCCCTTCTTCTACTAACTCTTTA is a window encoding:
- a CDS encoding recombinase family protein; protein product: MIYKYERVSTKKQSVGRQEMILDKLRIAFDKAYTDKISGKGIDRPALNKLKLEVNEGDIIYCESISRLGRNVDDLRATCDYFKNKDVTVYFVKEGINTDGDGYKFILTILGAVAEMERENTVERVQQGVARCIETGTTKTGRWFGREEKIVEDLPKDFKKYYVKMINKELSKVEMAKLLGVGRATLYRWIKLYEKK